A region of Candidatus Neomarinimicrobiota bacterium DNA encodes the following proteins:
- a CDS encoding LptF/LptG family permease: MFKKLPLYIIGEHIAPFFLGLIVIVFIFLMNFMIKTVDKILGKGIEFTVILEYIGLNIAWILALAVPMSVLIASLMAYGRLSADNEISALKAAGISFGKMIFPGLLLAGGMTIFMIYFNNSVLPEFNHRARMLGTDIYRKRPDLNIQEGYFTNDIPGYSLLVKRKRGDILEDVTIYNDETAQVQTTVTARRGKITIKGNRLIFDLEEGEIHELNMTNREEYRRVEFEYHRFTIPIENMTLERSTSRRRGDREMSAQMMRKRVSDLDVKIESAYDKIQHYSENNLDKIFKQDVTVDNSSSASIETWTPTDREMEKSIGKSLRRVKRTIQLLASESTIIKTYGRQQNKFRVEIQKKYSIPFACIVFMLVGAPLGIISKKGGLAVSMSISLGFFLIYWSFLIAGEDLADRGIISPLMAMWSPNMLVGALGLYMSTRTVRQMGAWDIDRILGKFRTVFSRRNSIDN, translated from the coding sequence ATGTTTAAGAAACTACCATTATATATTATTGGCGAACACATTGCCCCGTTTTTTCTCGGGCTGATAGTTATCGTTTTCATCTTCCTTATGAATTTCATGATAAAAACAGTGGATAAGATTCTTGGGAAAGGAATAGAGTTCACCGTCATATTGGAATACATCGGATTGAATATCGCTTGGATTCTCGCGCTTGCCGTGCCAATGTCTGTTCTCATCGCTTCATTGATGGCATATGGAAGGCTATCAGCTGATAATGAGATTTCAGCCTTAAAAGCTGCGGGAATCAGTTTCGGTAAAATGATATTTCCCGGGCTGCTGCTTGCCGGCGGAATGACAATCTTTATGATCTACTTCAATAACAGTGTTCTCCCTGAATTTAATCACAGGGCGCGTATGCTCGGCACGGACATATATCGCAAGAGACCTGATCTGAATATTCAGGAGGGCTATTTCACCAACGATATTCCGGGTTACAGCCTTCTTGTCAAAAGGAAAAGAGGCGATATCCTTGAGGATGTCACAATATACAATGATGAGACCGCTCAGGTTCAGACCACGGTTACCGCGCGAAGAGGGAAAATTACTATCAAGGGTAACAGACTGATATTTGATCTTGAAGAAGGTGAAATCCACGAACTCAATATGACCAATCGGGAAGAATACCGCCGAGTGGAGTTCGAGTACCACCGATTTACGATTCCGATAGAGAATATGACTCTTGAGCGAAGCACATCACGCAGGAGAGGCGACAGAGAAATGTCCGCTCAGATGATGAGAAAAAGGGTAAGTGATTTGGACGTAAAAATTGAATCCGCATACGATAAAATCCAACATTATTCAGAGAACAATCTTGATAAGATTTTCAAGCAGGACGTAACAGTTGACAATAGTTCCTCTGCCTCAATTGAGACCTGGACGCCCACAGACAGAGAAATGGAAAAATCCATCGGAAAATCTCTGAGAAGAGTTAAAAGGACAATTCAACTTTTAGCAAGCGAATCCACCATAATCAAGACTTACGGGCGACAGCAGAACAAATTCCGTGTGGAAATTCAGAAAAAATATTCAATTCCATTTGCCTGCATAGTTTTTATGCTCGTCGGCGCGCCTCTGGGGATTATATCCAAAAAAGGGGGTCTCGCGGTGAGTATGAGCATCAGCCTCGGATTCTTTCTTATTTATTGGTCGTTTCTAATCGCAGGCGAGGACCTTGCCGACAGAGGTATTATTTCACCTCTAATGGCTATGTGGTCGCCTAATATGCTTGTCGGAGCGTTAGGGTTATATATGTCCACACGGACGGTAAGACAGATGGGCGCGTGGGACATTGATCGGATACTGGGCAAATTCCGCACTGTTTTTTCAAGGAGAAACTCGATTGATAATTGA
- a CDS encoding gamma carbonic anhydrase family protein, protein MIIEFKGIKPDLHESVFVAETAAVIGDVKIGADSSVWYSAVIRGDMHYIKIGERTNIQDGAVLHVVGGKLPLEIGNDVTIGHAAVVHACTVHDKVLIGMNATVLDGATIEEGSIVAAGAVVLEGQTVRKNSLVAGIPAREKRNTSESDWKRIMDGSDEYVLYKELFRKESGTL, encoded by the coding sequence TTGATAATTGAGTTCAAAGGAATTAAGCCTGATTTACATGAAAGTGTATTCGTTGCTGAAACGGCGGCGGTTATCGGAGACGTGAAAATTGGAGCGGACAGTTCCGTTTGGTATTCAGCAGTCATCAGAGGCGACATGCATTACATAAAAATCGGCGAGCGAACGAACATTCAGGACGGAGCTGTGTTACACGTTGTGGGCGGAAAGCTCCCGCTTGAAATCGGAAATGACGTAACTATCGGACATGCGGCAGTAGTTCACGCATGCACTGTCCACGATAAAGTTCTCATTGGAATGAACGCAACTGTTCTCGACGGAGCTACGATAGAAGAAGGATCAATAGTTGCAGCCGGAGCCGTAGTATTGGAAGGGCAAACCGTGCGGAAAAACAGTTTGGTGGCAGGAATACCGGCTCGTGAAAAGCGGAATACTTCCGAATCGGATTGGAAAAGAATTATGGACGGCTCAGACGAATATGTGCTCTATAAAGAACTATTCAGAAAGGAAAGTGGTACTCTTTGA
- a CDS encoding thymidine phosphorylase, giving the protein MTLYELISRKQDGGELSAEEIEFIISGYTDGTIPDYQMSAFLMAVYFKGMTDSETGFLLKSMVNSGNTIDTSGIPGIKIDKHSTGGVGDKVSLILAPLVAAAGLPIPMISGRGLGHSGGTLDKLESIPGFNVSKTTDEFLKQVSDIGVAIISQSEDIVPADRKMYALRDVTATVRSIPLMAGSIMSKKIAEGIDALVLDVKTGKGAFLTDMEDSRLLAHTLVSIGKQAGIDTKALITDMSQPLGNAIGNWVEVVESLKCLKGEGPEDLEELTLTLGAHMLVLGKITDSIDEAYSTLKSLLQNGSAFDKFVKLVEAQNGDSSLLYDPDKYPAPKHSASVTADSTGFVESLDPYALGTASVSLGAGRLKQDDSLDNNAGIILHYKIGDSLNEGDILADVYSDSEEKLSSQLLNVKNAFEIGDAENAPPDLIKEVI; this is encoded by the coding sequence TTGACATTATATGAACTGATTTCTCGAAAGCAGGATGGCGGCGAACTTTCAGCTGAAGAGATAGAATTTATCATTTCAGGTTACACTGACGGAACTATACCCGACTATCAAATGTCAGCGTTTCTCATGGCTGTATATTTCAAAGGGATGACAGATAGTGAAACGGGTTTTCTTCTGAAATCTATGGTAAATTCCGGAAATACGATTGACACGTCAGGCATCCCCGGAATTAAAATAGACAAGCATTCCACCGGTGGCGTGGGTGATAAAGTATCGCTGATTTTAGCTCCGCTTGTAGCCGCTGCGGGATTGCCCATACCGATGATATCAGGAAGAGGCTTAGGGCATTCAGGCGGAACCCTTGATAAACTTGAATCTATTCCGGGATTCAATGTAAGTAAAACCACCGACGAATTTTTAAAACAAGTTTCTGATATAGGCGTGGCTATTATCAGTCAATCAGAAGATATTGTTCCCGCCGACAGGAAAATGTATGCTCTTCGTGATGTGACCGCTACTGTCCGTTCTATTCCGCTCATGGCAGGAAGTATTATGTCTAAAAAAATCGCCGAGGGTATTGACGCCCTTGTTCTTGATGTAAAGACCGGAAAAGGAGCGTTTCTCACCGATATGGAAGATAGTCGTCTGCTGGCACATACGCTTGTATCAATAGGCAAACAGGCCGGAATCGACACAAAGGCTCTTATAACTGATATGTCACAGCCTCTTGGAAATGCTATCGGCAATTGGGTGGAAGTTGTGGAATCACTGAAATGCTTAAAAGGTGAAGGACCGGAAGACCTGGAGGAATTGACACTGACGCTTGGCGCTCATATGCTTGTGCTGGGCAAAATAACTGATTCGATCGATGAGGCATATTCGACTCTTAAATCACTTCTTCAGAATGGCTCGGCGTTTGATAAGTTTGTAAAGCTTGTGGAAGCTCAGAATGGAGATTCCTCACTGCTATATGATCCCGACAAATATCCGGCACCCAAACATTCCGCATCAGTAACGGCAGACTCCACGGGATTCGTAGAATCCTTAGATCCGTATGCCTTAGGCACTGCCTCTGTCTCACTTGGCGCTGGAAGATTAAAACAGGATGATAGTCTGGATAATAATGCAGGAATAATACTCCATTACAAAATTGGGGATTCTCTGAACGAAGGTGATATTTTAGCAGACGTTTATTCCGATTCAGAAGAAAAGTTAAGTTCTCAACTCCTGAACGTTAAAAACGCTTTTGAGATAGGTGACGCAGAAAACGCGCCGCCTGATTTGATTAAAGAAGTTATCTGA
- a CDS encoding PBP1A family penicillin-binding protein, which yields MAKGKRPQVAVRVRKPIKRNISFRQKQKFLISLIISLSILVVGLIYYDWMSADLPSLQQLENFNPNLVSRVYSADSVLIHEFFAERRVLVPLDEIPVDVINAFISTEDIRFRTHWGISPRDMIRAVLVDILTLSKKQGASTLTQQLARVLYLNMEKRFTRKIKEMITAVEIERTYTKDEILEMYLNTIYLGHGAYGVQAASRRLFNKKVQNLTLEESAMLAALPKSPSGYSPLFNPKRALARRNLVLRLMSNRGAITASEYITARAKPIIVQRKLNIGGYAPYFTEYVRQEINSISEELDVDILRDGLTIYTTLDTRIQFAAEKAVLNHIEGVRTEADSLIPDWALGQQGVLNKRLLANPDEIISMIDTSRYPIESVDSMLRGEIPIAPELRKKLVVQTSLIAKDPKTGHILAMVGGRDFKFDKFNRATQAKRQPGSIFKPIVWTAALDNGYLLSDMLLNQPVVLFMDDSTRWRPRNYDGSTGGLVDLRQALKRSLNLISVRVVQELITPSTVRDYAKAMGFTTNIRPVQAIALGTSELLPIEVVSAFGTFANKGVLVSPITITKIEDRYGNVIKEYTPIQKEVLSEETAYLMTNLLESAIKAGTGVSTRVKYKFYADAGGKTGTTNDFTDAWFVGFTPLIAAGVWVGIDDPQVSLGNGQAGSVAALPIWAMFMKMVYDSLKLPDKPFERPANIVELKICSVTKKNPTPYCPITTEIYNKKYVPQGICPIHTGSITKKKGNVDF from the coding sequence ATGGCAAAGGGAAAAAGACCGCAGGTAGCAGTTAGAGTTAGAAAGCCCATAAAAAGAAATATTTCTTTTAGGCAGAAGCAGAAATTTTTAATTTCGTTAATTATTAGCCTTTCGATATTAGTAGTTGGCCTGATTTATTATGATTGGATGTCCGCTGACCTGCCTTCTCTTCAACAATTAGAAAATTTTAATCCGAACCTTGTTTCACGGGTATATTCGGCAGATTCGGTTCTTATACACGAATTTTTCGCTGAAAGAAGAGTGCTCGTGCCACTCGATGAGATACCGGTGGATGTTATAAACGCATTTATTTCTACGGAAGATATAAGATTTAGAACACATTGGGGAATTAGTCCAAGGGACATGATAAGGGCTGTATTAGTGGACATTCTGACCCTTTCGAAAAAGCAGGGAGCAAGTACTCTTACTCAGCAGCTTGCGCGGGTTCTTTACCTGAATATGGAGAAACGATTTACACGCAAGATAAAGGAAATGATTACTGCGGTTGAAATCGAACGCACTTACACAAAAGATGAAATTTTAGAAATGTATTTGAACACCATATATCTCGGTCATGGGGCATACGGAGTTCAAGCTGCTTCCCGAAGATTATTTAACAAAAAAGTTCAGAATTTGACATTAGAAGAATCTGCGATGTTAGCCGCATTGCCTAAGTCTCCGAGTGGTTATTCGCCGCTGTTTAATCCCAAAAGAGCTCTGGCACGGCGTAATTTGGTATTAAGGCTTATGAGCAATCGAGGCGCTATAACCGCAAGCGAATATATTACGGCTCGGGCAAAACCGATTATTGTTCAGCGCAAGCTTAACATAGGAGGATACGCTCCATATTTCACGGAGTACGTCCGGCAGGAAATTAATAGTATTTCCGAAGAGTTAGATGTTGATATTCTTAGGGACGGTCTGACCATTTACACTACTCTCGACACGCGTATACAATTTGCCGCAGAGAAGGCTGTCTTAAATCATATTGAAGGAGTTCGAACCGAAGCAGACTCACTGATTCCGGATTGGGCATTGGGTCAACAAGGTGTGTTAAATAAGCGTCTCCTGGCAAACCCGGATGAGATTATTTCTATGATTGATACATCCCGGTATCCGATTGAATCCGTGGATTCTATGCTTCGGGGGGAAATTCCGATCGCGCCAGAACTAAGGAAAAAACTTGTGGTTCAGACATCTCTAATCGCCAAAGACCCGAAAACCGGACATATTCTTGCCATGGTTGGAGGTAGAGATTTTAAATTCGACAAGTTCAACAGAGCAACGCAGGCAAAAAGGCAGCCCGGATCGATATTCAAACCAATCGTGTGGACAGCTGCGCTGGACAATGGATATTTGCTTTCAGATATGCTGCTGAATCAGCCGGTAGTTCTCTTCATGGACGATTCAACGAGATGGCGACCGAGAAATTATGACGGATCTACCGGTGGATTGGTAGATCTCCGACAGGCATTGAAAAGATCGCTTAACTTGATTTCCGTCAGGGTCGTACAGGAATTGATTACGCCTAGTACTGTTCGGGATTACGCCAAAGCAATGGGATTTACCACTAACATCCGCCCGGTACAGGCGATTGCTCTTGGAACGAGTGAATTGTTGCCAATTGAGGTAGTATCGGCATTCGGGACGTTCGCTAACAAGGGTGTACTGGTTTCACCGATTACAATCACAAAAATTGAGGATAGGTACGGCAACGTTATTAAAGAATACACGCCAATACAAAAAGAGGTATTAAGCGAAGAGACCGCATATCTTATGACCAATTTACTCGAATCTGCGATTAAAGCCGGTACGGGAGTCTCTACACGTGTGAAATACAAATTTTATGCAGATGCGGGAGGGAAGACAGGGACTACAAATGATTTTACCGACGCTTGGTTCGTAGGATTTACTCCGCTGATAGCAGCTGGCGTATGGGTGGGAATTGATGATCCGCAAGTCTCGCTTGGAAATGGTCAGGCAGGTTCGGTCGCGGCGCTGCCGATTTGGGCGATGTTTATGAAGATGGTTTATGACAGTTTAAAACTGCCGGATAAACCGTTCGAAAGACCGGCGAATATAGTTGAATTGAAAATTTGCAGCGTAACGAAGAAAAATCCCACACCCTATTGTCCGATAACCACCGAGATATATAATAAAAAATATGTTCCCCAAGGTATATGCCCGATCCATACGGGCTCTATTACCAAGAAAAAGGGGAATGTGGATTTTTAA
- a CDS encoding HDIG domain-containing protein yields the protein MNRSDAIDLMHEYVDNKNLRKHMYAVEAAMRAYAKIYDEDEELWGVTGIIHDFDYEKYPSEEEHSVVGAKILEEKGAPAEVVHAIRSHVPNSKTPRDALMDKTLFAVDELCGFIVAVALVRPSKLIGEVKIKSIKKKLKQSGFARQVNRSHIEQGIVELGVERDEHMQTVLDAMKSISSELGL from the coding sequence ATGAATCGAAGCGATGCAATTGATCTTATGCACGAATATGTGGACAATAAAAACCTCCGAAAACATATGTACGCTGTAGAGGCAGCTATGAGAGCTTACGCAAAAATATACGACGAAGATGAAGAATTATGGGGCGTTACGGGGATTATTCACGATTTCGATTATGAAAAATATCCATCAGAAGAAGAACATTCCGTTGTTGGAGCCAAAATACTCGAAGAAAAAGGAGCTCCAGCCGAAGTTGTTCACGCCATCCGGTCTCATGTGCCCAACAGCAAAACTCCGAGAGATGCGTTGATGGACAAGACACTTTTTGCCGTGGATGAACTTTGCGGATTTATAGTCGCAGTCGCGCTGGTCAGACCAAGTAAACTAATCGGCGAAGTCAAAATAAAATCAATTAAAAAGAAACTGAAGCAATCGGGATTTGCGCGACAAGTGAACCGGAGTCATATAGAGCAGGGGATCGTGGAGCTCGGTGTTGAAAGGGATGAACATATGCAAACCGTCCTTGATGCTATGAAGTCAATCTCTTCCGAATTAGGACTTTAA
- a CDS encoding (deoxy)nucleoside triphosphate pyrophosphohydrolase gives MDGKYLITKRPTKSHLGGFWEFPGGKVKEGESYTVALAREILEETNLTVEVGDLFHEIFHEYEDRNIRLLFYNSTILSGDPLPLECDEIKWISKNEFPTYNFPPADAELVKLLSAN, from the coding sequence GTGGACGGTAAATATCTTATTACAAAACGTCCCACTAAATCCCATTTGGGAGGATTTTGGGAATTCCCCGGAGGAAAGGTAAAGGAGGGTGAATCTTATACCGTTGCTCTGGCGAGAGAGATATTGGAAGAAACTAATTTGACTGTTGAGGTAGGGGATCTATTCCATGAGATTTTTCACGAATACGAAGACCGAAATATCCGCCTGTTATTTTACAATTCGACAATATTATCGGGAGACCCGTTACCATTGGAATGTGATGAAATAAAATGGATTTCGAAGAACGAATTTCCTACATATAATTTCCCGCCTGCGGATGCCGAGTTAGTGAAATTACTTTCCGCTAATTAA
- a CDS encoding TetR/AcrR family transcriptional regulator, whose amino-acid sequence MPKRVDKEKKKQRIINSANVIFARDGFFNAKVEDIAIAADVGKGTIYEYFSSKDELFLNVFKTFKEKVLSRFWIILDLDLSAIEKLRRFAQITAEIHFDPDLNMSILIQFRTECLNRMNDVEFNKNLDEYYEEMTALVSGIIGEGIDEGLIKPLNKELISRNFIAAFDGMTAQYFLKEKDYDIRAAAESGYEIFIKGTGTFQGRYSNSEENEN is encoded by the coding sequence GTGCCCAAACGGGTAGATAAAGAAAAAAAGAAGCAGCGTATTATTAATTCAGCGAATGTGATATTTGCTCGTGACGGATTTTTTAATGCTAAGGTGGAGGATATAGCTATTGCTGCGGATGTCGGCAAGGGTACCATTTACGAATATTTCAGCAGTAAAGACGAGTTGTTTCTAAATGTATTCAAGACATTCAAGGAGAAAGTGTTATCACGATTTTGGATAATACTGGATTTAGACCTGAGCGCTATAGAGAAACTTCGGCGATTTGCACAAATCACTGCCGAAATTCATTTTGACCCTGATTTGAATATGAGCATACTGATTCAATTTCGAACGGAGTGCTTAAATAGAATGAATGATGTAGAGTTTAACAAAAATTTAGACGAATACTATGAAGAAATGACCGCTTTAGTGTCCGGAATAATTGGCGAAGGAATTGATGAAGGATTAATTAAACCTCTGAATAAAGAACTAATATCCCGGAATTTTATCGCTGCGTTTGATGGAATGACGGCACAATATTTTCTTAAAGAAAAAGATTATGATATTCGAGCGGCTGCTGAAAGCGGCTATGAAATTTTTATAAAGGGAACGGGTACTTTTCAAGGGCGATATTCTAATTCAGAAGAAAACGAGAACTGA
- a CDS encoding HAD family hydrolase encodes MQNLKEKIKLVATDIGGTLAHDDGTLSRETIEIFRSLISQNVPVALVTGYNMKMTEKYSSQLSEDLIRVIQNGAIIFEGAELIKTNYLNKDVAAELIKYFESKRFSPILFMGVEEKGKAYFKRMNDEFVARDSFIEVSDFEHLLQNDPVEVSVWESTDKILACKAELESLYGDDWNVTASIQKNRSWLEVLHPDAQKDNALLTIMERKGIKPDEVIYFGDNLNDIRCLELVKYSVVVANGLEEVKKMAWKVALSNNDDGVAIILKQIFI; translated from the coding sequence GTGCAAAATCTAAAAGAGAAAATAAAGCTTGTAGCAACTGATATAGGCGGTACTCTTGCTCACGATGACGGTACGTTATCCCGGGAAACAATTGAGATATTCCGTTCACTGATTTCGCAAAATGTCCCCGTAGCGCTTGTAACCGGCTATAATATGAAAATGACAGAGAAATACTCAAGCCAATTATCAGAGGACCTTATTCGCGTAATTCAGAATGGAGCGATAATATTTGAAGGCGCCGAGCTGATAAAAACGAACTATCTCAATAAAGATGTTGCTGCTGAGTTGATAAAATATTTTGAATCAAAAAGATTTTCACCAATTTTGTTTATGGGAGTTGAGGAAAAGGGAAAAGCATACTTCAAACGAATGAATGATGAATTTGTTGCACGAGATTCATTTATAGAAGTTTCAGATTTCGAGCATCTGCTTCAAAACGACCCTGTGGAAGTTAGCGTATGGGAGTCGACAGATAAGATATTGGCGTGTAAGGCAGAGCTGGAAAGCCTTTATGGCGATGATTGGAATGTCACAGCCTCTATCCAGAAAAACCGATCATGGCTTGAAGTACTTCACCCGGATGCCCAAAAAGATAACGCCTTGTTAACGATTATGGAACGTAAGGGGATTAAGCCTGATGAAGTTATATATTTCGGAGATAATCTCAACGACATACGCTGCCTTGAACTTGTAAAGTATTCGGTAGTTGTGGCAAATGGGTTGGAAGAGGTCAAAAAAATGGCGTGGAAGGTCGCATTATCAAATAACGATGACGGGGTCGCCATAATCTTAAAGCAAATCTTCATATAA